The nucleotide sequence GCCTCGCGCGCGGCGTCGTCGGGCAGGCAGAGGATGGCGAAATCGGAGCCGTTGAGCGCCTCGGCCCGGGCGGCCGGATCCTTGCGCCTGTCGCCTTCGAGCACGACGAGCGAGAATTCACTGCGTCCGGCAAGCCGGCCGCCGATCTCGAGGCCGGTGGTGCCGGCCGCGCCATCGATGAACACCGTGCGGATCATGCGACCGCCGGTTCGAGCCGGTCGAGATGGACGTACCCGACGGGACCTTCGAGCGAGACGCAACCCCATGCGTAAGCCCCGGCGACGTCGAGAACTTCGAAACTGTCGCCTTCGATCAGCGTGCAGAGCTCTTCCGCTCCGTCGCCGGTGTCGGCGAGAAGCGGTGCGCCGCCCGGCATCACGGCGCGCGGCTGGGGCACGGCATAGTGCGGCACGAAGTGTTTGCCGGCCAGGGCGATGTGCGCCAGGTCGCCGCGCAGGGGCACGGTCCGCGGGTCCGGTTTTTCCACCGGCCCGGCAAGGGTGTACAGACCCTGTCCGTGCGCTTTGCCGCTCATTTCCTTGTCTGCCGCTCCGGTCGCGTGGTTTCAGGCCGCGGCGCTTAGACCGCGCAGCCCTCGCGAGCAAGCTGGCCGGGGCGAGCCGTGCTCAGCCATAGCGTTCCTGCAACATGCCCCAGGCGGCGCGCAACCCGCACGCGGCGCCGCCTTTGGGCCGGCCGGGCTTGGCCGCGGGTCGCCAGGCAAACGTGTCGAAATGGGCCCAGTCGATGTCCTCGCCGACGAACTTG is from Croceibacterium aestuarii and encodes:
- a CDS encoding SH3 domain-containing protein, whose protein sequence is MSGKAHGQGLYTLAGPVEKPDPRTVPLRGDLAHIALAGKHFVPHYAVPQPRAVMPGGAPLLADTGDGAEELCTLIEGDSFEVLDVAGAYAWGCVSLEGPVGYVHLDRLEPAVA